One stretch of Lysobacter sp. KIS68-7 DNA includes these proteins:
- a CDS encoding glutaredoxin produces the protein MDEAELAISHSTPGQRFDGATQAPACAVAPAPKPQAITTDPRAVEFVHGIVRDKPVVLFALEWCEFCWAVRKFFARMAIPYESVDLDSVRYQADDMGLKIRDVLRHDFKAPTIPQVFIGGERVGGSTELFDAMRSGALRKRLDELGVPYDRAQQLDPYTLLPGWVHPRESA, from the coding sequence ATGGACGAAGCGGAACTCGCGATCTCGCATTCCACGCCGGGCCAGCGCTTCGATGGCGCAACGCAGGCCCCTGCGTGCGCCGTTGCGCCCGCGCCGAAACCGCAGGCCATCACCACCGACCCGCGCGCCGTCGAATTCGTGCACGGCATCGTGCGCGACAAACCGGTGGTGCTGTTCGCGCTGGAGTGGTGCGAGTTCTGCTGGGCCGTGCGCAAGTTCTTCGCGCGCATGGCGATTCCGTACGAAAGCGTCGACCTCGACAGCGTCCGCTACCAGGCCGACGACATGGGCCTGAAGATCCGCGACGTGCTGCGCCACGACTTCAAGGCACCCACGATCCCGCAGGTCTTCATCGGCGGCGAGCGCGTCGGTGGAAGCACGGAGCTGTTCGACGCGATGCGCAGCGGCGCGCTGCGCAAGCGCCTGGATGAACTCGGCGTCCCATACGACCGCGCGCAGCAACTGGATCCGTACACCTTGCTACCGGGTTGGGTGCATCCCCGCGAGTCGGCCTAA
- a CDS encoding gamma carbonic anhydrase family protein: protein MSLRPYLDHLPVLGERVYVDPAASVIGDVVLGDDVSVWPFTVIRGDVNFIRIGARTNVQDGTVIHVSHDGPHAKLGGFATVIGSDVTIGHKAIVHACRIEDAVLIGMGAIVLDGAVVEKHGFVGAGALVTPGKVVGSGELWLGNPAKKVRMLSDAEIEALYYSAGHYVRLKDQYLAGAVAP, encoded by the coding sequence ATGTCCCTGCGTCCTTATCTCGACCATCTGCCTGTCCTGGGCGAGCGCGTTTACGTGGATCCCGCCGCGAGCGTCATCGGCGACGTGGTGCTCGGCGACGACGTCTCCGTCTGGCCCTTCACCGTCATCCGTGGCGACGTGAACTTCATCCGCATCGGCGCGCGCACCAACGTGCAGGACGGCACCGTCATCCACGTCAGCCACGATGGCCCGCACGCCAAGCTCGGCGGCTTCGCCACCGTGATCGGCAGCGACGTCACCATCGGCCACAAGGCCATCGTGCATGCGTGCCGCATCGAAGACGCCGTGCTGATCGGCATGGGCGCGATCGTGCTCGACGGCGCGGTGGTGGAGAAGCACGGCTTCGTCGGCGCCGGTGCGCTGGTCACGCCGGGCAAGGTCGTCGGCAGCGGCGAGTTGTGGCTGGGCAATCCCGCGAAGAAGGTGCGGATGCTCAGCGACGCGGAAATCGAAGCGCTGTATTACTCCGCCGGCCACTACGTGCGCTTGAAGGACCAGTACCTCGCGGGCGCCGTCGCGCCCTGA
- a CDS encoding coniferyl aldehyde dehydrogenase, translating to MNDFTDPAAGLGPTLERLRTAWRANKPSLEQRHADLGRLRHVLSRRLDAMDAAISADFGHRSKHENLISEAMITLSEIDLARRKLRRWAKARRVGVGWKFWPARAELRPSPLGVVGIISPWNYPVNLALVPLVSAIAAGNHVFLKPSEHTPKTSEFLRDLLAEVFPADRVAVAIGGPDVGAAFSALPFDHLLFTGSTAVGRKVMAAAAPNLTPVTLELGGKAPAVVAPDFPLDLAAARIASGKWFNAGQTCIGVDYALVDATRRDAFVEALRKQVRDRFGDLSDASNYTRIINTGQFDRLLGYLADARARGATVVPLIEIDEARMRGERLIPPTLVLDAPDESEVMRHEIFGPILPIRTYARIEEALGYIGTHDRPLALYPFSNDTHTVERIVDATLAGGIAVNDTLVHFAVDTLPFGGVGPSGMGAIHGKAGFDTFSKQLPVFRQSRLAATDLLRPPYTGFVDRLVRFLSR from the coding sequence ATGAACGACTTCACCGACCCCGCCGCCGGTCTCGGGCCCACGCTGGAGCGCCTGCGCACCGCCTGGCGCGCGAACAAACCGAGCCTGGAACAGCGCCACGCCGACCTCGGCCGCCTGCGCCACGTGCTCTCGCGCCGCCTCGACGCGATGGATGCGGCGATCAGCGCCGACTTCGGCCACCGATCGAAGCACGAAAACCTCATTTCCGAAGCGATGATCACGCTCTCGGAAATCGACCTCGCGCGACGCAAGCTGCGCCGCTGGGCGAAGGCGCGGCGCGTCGGCGTGGGCTGGAAGTTCTGGCCCGCGCGCGCGGAACTGCGGCCCTCGCCGCTCGGCGTGGTGGGCATCATCAGTCCGTGGAATTACCCGGTGAACCTGGCGCTCGTGCCGCTGGTGTCGGCGATCGCGGCGGGCAACCACGTGTTCCTCAAGCCGTCGGAGCACACGCCGAAGACGAGCGAGTTCCTGCGCGACCTGCTCGCGGAAGTGTTCCCCGCGGATCGCGTGGCGGTGGCGATCGGCGGGCCGGACGTCGGCGCTGCATTCTCTGCGCTGCCTTTCGACCACCTGCTGTTCACCGGTTCGACCGCGGTTGGTCGCAAGGTGATGGCCGCGGCTGCGCCGAACCTCACGCCGGTGACGCTCGAACTCGGCGGCAAGGCGCCCGCGGTGGTCGCGCCGGATTTCCCGCTGGACCTGGCGGCCGCGCGCATCGCGAGCGGCAAGTGGTTCAACGCGGGGCAGACCTGCATCGGCGTGGATTACGCGCTGGTCGATGCGACGCGGCGCGATGCCTTCGTCGAGGCGCTGCGCAAGCAGGTGCGCGATCGGTTCGGCGACCTGTCGGATGCTTCGAATTACACGCGCATCATCAACACGGGGCAGTTCGATCGCCTGCTGGGATATCTCGCCGACGCGCGTGCGCGCGGCGCGACGGTGGTGCCACTGATCGAGATCGACGAAGCGCGCATGCGCGGCGAACGCCTGATTCCGCCCACGCTGGTGCTCGATGCGCCGGACGAGTCCGAGGTGATGCGCCACGAAATCTTCGGGCCGATCCTGCCGATTCGCACGTATGCGCGCATCGAGGAGGCGCTCGGCTACATCGGTACGCACGATCGGCCGCTCGCGTTGTATCCGTTCTCCAACGACACGCACACGGTGGAACGCATCGTCGACGCCACGCTCGCCGGCGGCATCGCGGTGAACGACACGCTGGTGCATTTCGCGGTGGATACGTTGCCCTTCGGCGGCGTCGGGCCCAGCGGCATGGGCGCGATCCACGGCAAGGCGGGGTTCGACACGTTCAGCAAGCAGCTGCCCGTGTTCCGGCAGTCGCGGCTGGCGGCGACCGACCTGTTGCGGCCGCCCTACACGGGGTTCGTCGATCGGCTCGTGCGCTTCCTGTCGCGTTAG